In Ammospiza caudacuta isolate bAmmCau1 chromosome Z, bAmmCau1.pri, whole genome shotgun sequence, the genomic stretch TTGAAAACTCTCTTCCTGCTAGTATTTAAATGGCTTTTCATGACACTGATTATCCACTTTGTTCAGTCAGTATCTTTAGCTGTaattctttttcagttttccacAAACTGGGATGCATCTCAATACCTCACATTGCAAAAAAGTGCTCTGAATCTATCCTACCTGAAAACTGATCTTTCTAAAGTATGCCAAAACTCTCACAAGTTTATTGTGACACAATActgtttcttttcctattcTCTTACATTATTAACCCCTAACTATGATCTCTCTCATACTGCAGCTCTTCAGTAATAAAGAGTAATATTTCATCACAATATCTACATACCATCATCAACTTGGTtttcaaatttcatttctgtaaGAAACACAACCCTAAATACAAGCATCTAGTGGAAGAAGATAAACTTCTGCACTACTGGAGTATTTAACTTAATGATTTGTATTGTAAGAGGAGAGTCGCCTTTAAAAGACTCAAGTCACCATGATGCAACATGCTACTTAGAAAAAATTCTGTCTCTGCCTCTCAAAAGCCACaatcacaaagaaaacaaaaaaaaaaacctccttgTATATACTAACTTTAAAGTCTGCATGGCCAAATTTAGGGAATTATATAGAGAAGGCTCTCCACTGCAGTTCATATCCACTGCTTTCTTCAGAGCAGTTACATGCTTTTTTGAGTTTCCTGTaagtgaaaaaatgaaatcaattTAACTGATACAACAAGTTAAAGAACAGAAATGCTTAAAGTGCATATGTAATGAAGTGTACTTGTACAACAGGAACTGGTTTCAGAGGCAGGTCTGTATTTTTCCTTAGAAATTGGTATTTTGATCAGAATGCAGAAAAGAGTAAAAAAGACTTTTACTCCATAGGCACTCAGATGCTAGAAAGTTTAGAAGCCAAAAAGAGTAAAATCACTTTTGGGTATCATTAAGCACTCAACATGAGCGTGACATCTCCCACAAACAGAAAGAGAGTTTTGTTTCCTCTGTGTCCTGGGGTaacgttatgatgcttgtatccccattcatctgttctgtgcctttaagaccggctctgaagagtggaagttttgtttgggtttctcttatcagggacacagagacgagcagtacatagggctgtttttcacttcttgcttttcagcttgctgctttgcttgctcccttttctgctcttgcttctgctctgctttggcctctgcttattagctagttctagctaaacagtccacattccttcctggactgtttctcctctcctgtttctgtggCCATCTCGagcctgctctggactgggacCCGGGAACACCGAAGGTtcggctgcagcagctgccccagcgccggagggactgagaacagagcaaccacccccgaaagagactttctgattttgtcatctttctcagagcggtgtcaccaggtattgttcattttgtgtgctggggggtgctgtgcctgaaataaacaggttctttccacctctctccAAGGATTTTTTCCCGAACCGgtgggggggaggggccgtgtaggttttgctttctggaggggccctcctttgcagattctctaccaaatttgccctaaaccaggacactcTGTTATCCTCAAAACATGGTTCAAAGATTGGTTgatccccaatttcccccatgAAACCTGCTGAAGCCATAGAGACTGGCCTAACAGCAGGCAGGAACCAAACAAACCTTGACTTCTTAACATCTGATCAGATCTCACAAAACCCACAGATGTTGTAACATACAAAATTAACGAACAGGGTAGAAAATTAACTATAGGGGAAACCAGAACATATCAGACTTGCATTCTGGTTGAAACTTGATCACAAACAAGCACACAACGATGATTCTGGATCAAAGCAGATCAGAATGTAGATTATGGTTTCAAACAACTTGCAATAATTTatcatttaaattaaaactaaTTATGATAACATAACTTCATTTTCAGCAGTGTATCAAGCACAGCTTAGAACACcaatgaaaaggacaaaaacatcTGCAATTTAAGAAAAGAATACTACTTCCCTACCTGAGAGTTCCGTcattttttcagctcttttaCTCTTGGTTACAATTAAGCCAAtctgaaacagggaaaaaaaagaccaaactTTTCTTAGAAAGTTTTACAGTGAGTTTATTtagaatttttctgtattttttttacgTCTTTATGGACCAGAATTGTTTAATCATACAAGGCTATAATAAAAGTTTTACTTCAAGTGTAACAACAGCAGCACAACTTGATGCATTAATTTATAAACACTCCCATACTTTCATTACTTTTGccaaaaagtacaaaaagaaATCTTCTAAGACTTAAATTGTAGAAACAGGCAGAAATAAGAATTTCACTAGACTGATGAATAAAGGATGGGAAGGTATACATAAATTGAAAACAGTTTACTTGGTAGTGTTATAACCAAAACTACCGTTTAAAAtagttttctgctttttgtttcttgcaTGGTCGTACATACCTGACTAATAGGATTCTGGTCAAAGTACTCTTCAACAAAATATTCCAATAACTATAAAGAAAAGTTAAGGCAGTTAAAAACTAATTATACTTTTATTTCACATATGCATTAAGTAGATGCAAAACATCTACTAAactaaaaaagcaaaacaaagtaGTTGAGTAGCACAAAAAGGGGGAATGagccttttctttccattgTTCTTTCACCCTATCCCTCCCCCTTCATCCCAAGTAATCAATTAAATGAGATTTCAGAAACTACACCCCCCTTATTTTATTCATGTCCTATGTTAAAGTTCTAGATTCCTGCTGTTTCAAGTGGAGGTTTTCAATACACCAAAAAGCACTACTCTGtacaaaaccatcaaaatgcaggaTTTCAGGCTCAAGTATTGTTGGAGAAGACCACACAGAACATAATGTATACAGTTCAATATTATATACATTCATATATATTCAATACCAATACCAGATACAGTGGAAATATGCCCACAATCTGGAACAGCAATCCAGTTCAACACTCATCTAGCATCCTTTCAAGTAAGAattcataaaaaaaccccaagtgtaagaaaaaaatacaaaccaatTCTAGATGTGTAATGAGAACACGTCATCCCCTTAATCTGGGCAATAGTTTCCAAATGTGTCTTCCTATAATATGCCTGTGCAAAGTGTTTTTGCTGTACAGAAGCACATGTGCAAGGCAAAATAATGCCACACAGATTTTACTATTCAAAAAATAGGAAAGTGACAGGCAGAAATAAGGAGACAAATGTAGGGATGAGAGATGAGGCTACGCAGACACAGGAGACTGCAATTctttgaaatgcaaaatgtaACCAGTTTATAGAGAAACAGTGGCTCAATAAGAAAAAACTTGAGTGCAGGAATACCTTCAGAGTGCAAGTAAGTCTGTTTGGCTTTAAGTCTTGGTCCTCCATCGTTCTTGATCCATCAACAACCACGTAAAGGTGACGCATCTGCATTTCCACCATATGTGAAAATCACTCACAGAATATGTATTGAAATGAATTAATTATTCCATTTACTTTAAAAAGCCACTACTTCCTCCCTCTGACAAGGAAAATTCAGTAGGTAAAGAGATACAATTAATAGCGACTGAAAAGTAATgcattcttccatttttttcttaaaatcaaaaaaaaacccttctctTGAAAAATGCACATGTTATTCTCCTCTCATGACAAGCTACAAAACATGCATAGTTTGAACATTCATGTCTTCACCTGAAGAGCTCAGTGTTGTACAAAGCTATGTGGTTATTTACAAACCATTTCCACTATGTCTATTTTTCACATGAAGAGAAATGGACAGTGTGAGCACATGTGATCAAACTTCCACTGCCAAACACACCCTGTGTGGAAACCCTCCAACCCTGAAGAGCCATGCTACACATACACACTGCCAACAAACAAagaatgctttaaaaaaccaataAATAACAGTGGAAAGCACAGGGTTTGGTACGAAGTATGCCAGGCCAGCAGAAGTGCATTTCAGATCTGGCATACCACCTCCAGCCAAATAGTTTTGGACTAAGGACAGAAGAGGTTTAAGGTATTAACATACCATTCCAAGCCGAACTTGTCCATGGTGTTCATAGAGTCTAACAAAACACAGAAGGTTTTAAGTCAAATTCAAATGAGTGAATGGCACCCAAAACAAAAGTCCAAACAAATCCAATACTAGACTTCTAGCTAAAATGTAGAAGCAACAAACTGCAGACAGTTATTCAAGCTGAAAAACCCCACAGATCAATCACAGATTTCACAactctcagaaaataaataagaacTATTTCTTACTACAAGGTTTAATGAAGCTTTAAAATTTTATCCAAACTTGACAAATCAAGTTCTAGCATAACTTGAAATAACATAAAACTTAGGATTTTCTTCTAGccatttttctgaaatttgaaACAGAAATCTGTAGCTGTGATACCAGAAGTAGATTCTGCTGTGACAGGAGAAGGGGCAATGTTTTTAGCTAAAAGAGGGTTGATTTAGATTGGAGATAAACATGTTTCTACCACGAGGgtagtgaggcactggagcaggttgcctTGAGAAGCTGcggatgccccatccctgggagagctcaaggccagtttggatggggctctgaccAATCTGTCCAATGAAAAGagtcccagcccatggcaggtTGGagtgagatgatctttaaggtccctttcaacctaAACTATCCTGCGATTCTCTGATTTGTatactaaacaaaaaaaaaaacactgatgGAAGATTCCTCTAAGTTGTGCAgattgcagctgcagtgctctgcagctTGTCATCAGATCAAGACCTGCAGCTTGCATACATATGGGATACACAGCCTGTATACATTCAGtgttaaaagataaaaattgatttttcatcatttttcctGGCATGCACCTCCCCCTCTGAAGGAAAAGGGCCCTAAAGACATCCTGTAGGCATGCCTTATGGTTAATTTATCCCACAGGAACCAGTTTTGGGATGATCAAGCCCTTCTAACTGACCAAATCAGTGCTGTTAGCATACCGCGTACCTTTTCCTCTTCGCCTTGAAGAGAATGTCCTCGATGGTTGCCTTCAAAGACCCGGATTCGTCTTCCTTAAGAATTTCCCTAGGCAGAACAGACTGTTGCAGCGGGCAGAGGGGAgacttttcctcctctttcgccagaaaggagagaaaggtGAGGGGGGAAGAACACACCATGTTCTTTCGTAGCCTCCTTCCCAGCGCTTGGTCCGCTCGGGTTCGTCATCCATCTCTGCGGCAGctgaggggacaccaggggagaTGCGAGGCGCTGAGTGAATATCAGGGGAGCTCCGGGGAGACGAGAGAGTTCAGGGCAGACGAGGGGGACTACGGGAAGAAGAGAGGGGCGAGAGGGAGTCTGAGAGGAGCcgagggacactgaggggggtGAGAAGGGCCGAAGGGGCTCAAGGGCAGCCGAGGAAGGCTGAGTAGCGCCGCGGGACACGGAAAGGAGCCAGACCCGCGCTCGCTGCCAGGCCCCGCAGTCCCCGACACGTTGGCGTCCGCCCTCTTCCGCCTCGGTGCGGCGCCAAACCGTCCCGGCCGCCGCCCGGGCCGCGGAGCGACCGTTCCGGGAAGGTTCCGTTGTGTTTTCCATAGCATCATCAAAATCCTCCGAATGCGGTCATGGAGAGGACGAGCGCCTAGGGAAGACGCCTGACGGAGACATCGATGGAGAGGACGAGCGCCTAGGGAAGACGCCTGACGGAGACATGGCGCGGAGCCCCGTGAGGAGCGCCTCGCTCGTGTGCCCGGGCTCAGCCGCCAGGCTCACGGCATTGCCTGGGTGTCGGTGGCACTTCTGCAATTAACCGAAGACATTTCAGTAATTAATGGAAAAACGCAGGAGCCTGGAAAAAGCACTGGATTTTAACACATGATTGTGCTCACACACCGGTTAATGAAGGCAGCCATCTATCACCCCACCAGCAAGAGCAAGAAGTTTCAGGTATTTTGATGTTAAGTAATCATGTTTTCCATCTAcctaaaatatttctgagtaTTCATGTCACATCACCAAGAGTTTCCATTTCATAAGCACCACAGTGAGGTTTAGCTCAGAGCTAGCTGAGCTAATTGCTGATTGCTCTGCAGAGCAATTAAAACTTTACTGGATACGTGGAAGTATGCCAAGACCGGGCTTCAGCTCTTGAATTGCAGGAAAGTTACTGAACATCCGTTTCTAAGGAGTCTCACTCTGCATCCAAGTAAGACAATACATGAGGAAGAAACGAGTAGTAACAATCCTTGAAGCGAGACTGGGGCAAGATTAACCATTTTTGTACCCTTCAGCTTATTGCATTTATCAGGATAAGTGTATAATTATaacagaaagagaggaaaaattaattagCTTTCAGTTAAACCATACCTGGggaaaagcaattatttttttgaAGGAAAGCAATCTGaagacaggaaaagaagaattCTTTGAAAACTCAGCATTTTCTTCTTGGAACTGAAATAGTTGTTGTTTGAACAACTCCAGTTAGAACATacaccatttttttctttagaaggAAAAAGTCCAATCTCTAAAACAATGAAATGAAGTGTCTTCTAAGCTAGCACTTTGAATAAAATAAGTGAGAAATGAGACTTATTTCAGAACAGGAGTATTTTTTATTCTCAAGACCAAGAATCTCAGTGCTGGACTGGAACACAGGATATACAGTAATTTTGTAAAACTTTATTGTACAAGTGTTTGAAATCCCACCATGATTTTGAAATTCATAAATAACATACTGGACACCTTCACTTACAATTTCAAAGCAGTTAGGTTTTTCATTGCCATGAGCATTTGTAGTCACTGTGCTGGCATGAAAGCTCGTCAGGCTGTTAGGCAAGACAAAATTTTGGGTATGTTTGTTAGTCATTACTTTATGTGGCCTGAAAAAATGTACAGTTTAGTAAAATGTATGCCAATCTTGCCACATTTGTCTTGATCAACTCCTTACAAAGACAAGAAGAAACACAAATACAGTTTAGAAACTATGGTATTTGTAGAAACACTAAGAATCTTGAGCATCTCAATTTGTAGATCTGTGAAGCCAGGTGTTTTCTAAGAGGAAGGCTGAATGATAAAACTTCTTGTTGTATACACTCAGGGTTTGAGGACAGGCTGTAATTAAAAGCAAGGCCACTGATGTAAGGCAGTATTCCTTGGTGATTAATTTGTTAACTACCTTCTGCAAAAACCCAGACACATACATAAGACCACACAGCACATCATTTACACATACATGCAAAAATGCAGGTTCAGAGCTGAGCCTAGAGGGACTGCACAGAGAGATTGAGGTGATAATAATCCAAAACTCCAGTTTTGTCTGGAGTAGGCGTTCTATTCTTTAATATCAAGAAGCCACTTTCCTTGATAGTTCTTATGGTAACTCAGATTGGGGGACTCTCCCATCACTTTCCTCCTAGTTTCTGCCTTGCTTCAAGTTCCTTCAGCTTCCAGACATTAATTCTTATTTAGTTCATCTCAATTTCTCTGAGAGATGAACACGTTAGACTAATCTTAGAGTAACAGTTTTTCTCCAGCGTGGCTGTAGCATTGTAGACAAGACCCTTTTCAGCTGTCCCTTGGTAGGTTAGAGCAAAACAAGTGCACAGATTGTACCCACCAGAGGTGCCTCAGCAGCCCTGAAACAAGACACAGGACTGAGCAAGTCATTTACTGTAATGATTGCAACACATTG encodes the following:
- the GTF2H2 gene encoding general transcription factor IIH subunit 2 isoform X1; its protein translation is MVCSSPLTFLSFLAKEEEKSPLCPLQQSVLPREILKEDESGSLKATIEDILFKAKRKRLYEHHGQVRLGMMRHLYVVVDGSRTMEDQDLKPNRLTCTLKLLEYFVEEYFDQNPISQIGLIVTKSKRAEKMTELSGNSKKHVTALKKAVDMNCSGEPSLYNSLNLAMQTLKHMPGHTSREVLVVLSSLTTCDPANIYDLIKCLKAVKIRVSVIGLSAEVRVCTVLARETGGTYHVILDESHYKELLMHHVSPPPASSTSECSLIRMGFPQHTIASLSDQDAKPSFSMA
- the GTF2H2 gene encoding general transcription factor IIH subunit 2 isoform X2; protein product: MDDEPERTKRWEGGYERTWEILKEDESGSLKATIEDILFKAKRKRLYEHHGQVRLGMMRHLYVVVDGSRTMEDQDLKPNRLTCTLKLLEYFVEEYFDQNPISQIGLIVTKSKRAEKMTELSGNSKKHVTALKKAVDMNCSGEPSLYNSLNLAMQTLKHMPGHTSREVLVVLSSLTTCDPANIYDLIKCLKAVKIRVSVIGLSAEVRVCTVLARETGGTYHVILDESHYKELLMHHVSPPPASSTSECSLIRMGFPQHTIASLSDQDAKPSFSMA